A genomic stretch from Hymenobacter sp. BRD128 includes:
- a CDS encoding LVIVD repeat-containing protein — protein sequence MKHAYLFRFIAVLLALASPLLARAQNVGIGTTSPTQTLDVNGQLRVRGLSGTSSGTRLPQVQADGTLGLFNLPVAVGPDPYSTHPVLLNPNPAGGTGGGTLIPNPTSVVISGGLAYVITDSNTLQVFDVSVPSSPVLRATASTGDSPKYIAVSGSLIYIVNRYDETLQVFDVSVPSSPVLRATVNTNGFPTSVAVGSGLAYVVTANNTLQVFDVSVPSSPVLRATINTGTNPIGVAVSGSLVYVVNNSSNTLQVFDVSVPSNPVLRATVSTGTGPYRVAVSSSLAYVVNAGSNTLQVFDVSVPTRPALRTTISAGTTPLGVVVSSSLAYVVNAGSNTLQVFDVSIPASPQLLGTVGTGNKPVGVAVSGNLAYVTNHDGSTLQVFQVSSTRGLGVQADGSLGLATTPLLSLSGQSLSISNGNTVTLPTQPGDNLGNHTATQNLDLASYQLVGQGGSQGLAISSSGNVGIGTMTSAAKLDVNGSLRLAVRVCPVNSPQPYALTAGDIAFSIFKVQNGAFSPILLLPAAAGQVEGQELTILTTATTSVTIAGSNTDNITSVTMPPFGNNGLHAVKYVWALASAGAGYWVRVQ from the coding sequence ATGAAACACGCTTACCTCTTTCGCTTCATCGCCGTGTTGTTGGCCCTAGCATCCCCGCTGCTAGCTCGCGCCCAAAACGTAGGCATCGGCACTACTAGCCCTACCCAAACCCTGGACGTAAACGGGCAGCTGCGCGTGCGCGGCCTCTCGGGCACAAGCTCCGGCACACGCTTGCCTCAGGTGCAGGCCGATGGCACGCTGGGCCTGTTCAACCTGCCCGTCGCGGTGGGTCCAGACCCTTATAGCACTCACCCGGTGCTGCTCAACCCCAATCCGGCCGGTGGCACCGGTGGGGGCACGCTTATTCCTAACCCCACTAGTGTGGTCATAAGCGGCGGTCTAGCCTACGTAATCACAGACAGCAATACGTTGCAGGTATTCGACGTGAGTGTGCCCAGCAGTCCTGTGCTGCGCGCCACCGCTAGCACCGGCGATAGTCCTAAGTACATAGCTGTGAGCGGCAGTTTGATTTACATAGTGAACCGCTACGACGAAACTCTGCAGGTATTCGACGTGAGTGTGCCTAGCAGTCCCGTGCTGCGCGCCACCGTGAATACAAACGGCTTTCCTACCAGCGTGGCCGTGGGCAGCGGCTTAGCCTACGTAGTCACAGCCAACAATACGTTGCAGGTATTTGACGTGAGTGTACCTAGCAGTCCTGTGCTGCGCGCCACCATTAACACCGGCACCAATCCCATCGGCGTGGCCGTGAGCGGCAGCCTAGTTTATGTAGTCAACAACAGTAGCAACACGTTGCAGGTATTTGACGTGAGTGTGCCCAGCAATCCTGTGCTGCGTGCTACCGTGAGCACGGGCACTGGTCCCTACCGCGTGGCAGTGAGCAGCAGTCTGGCCTACGTAGTCAATGCTGGTAGCAACACGTTGCAGGTGTTCGACGTGAGTGTGCCTACTCGCCCCGCACTGCGTACTACTATAAGCGCGGGCACTACTCCCCTGGGTGTAGTTGTGAGCAGCAGTCTGGCCTACGTAGTCAATGCTGGCAGCAATACGTTGCAGGTGTTCGACGTGAGCATCCCCGCTAGCCCCCAGCTGCTGGGCACGGTCGGCACGGGTAATAAACCCGTCGGCGTGGCCGTGAGCGGCAACTTGGCTTATGTAACTAACCATGACGGTAGCACCTTACAGGTGTTTCAGGTAAGCAGTACGCGGGGGCTTGGCGTGCAGGCTGATGGGAGCTTAGGGCTGGCTACCACGCCGCTGCTGAGCTTAAGCGGGCAAAGCTTGAGCATTAGTAATGGTAATACCGTCACGCTACCTACTCAGCCCGGCGACAACCTAGGTAACCATACGGCCACCCAGAACCTGGACCTAGCTAGCTACCAACTCGTCGGTCAAGGCGGTAGCCAGGGCCTAGCCATTAGTAGCAGTGGTAACGTGGGCATTGGCACCATGACTTCCGCGGCCAAGCTCGACGTGAATGGTAGCCTGCGCTTGGCCGTGCGCGTGTGCCCCGTCAACTCGCCGCAGCCCTACGCCCTGACGGCCGGTGATATAGCCTTCAGTATTTTCAAAGTGCAGAACGGGGCTTTTTCCCCTATTTTACTTTTGCCAGCCGCGGCCGGGCAGGTCGAAGGACAGGAACTAACCATTCTTACGACGGCTACTACTTCCGTAACGATAGCTGGCTCCAATACCGATAATATTACTAGTGTGACGATGCCCCCCTTTGGCAATAATGGCCTGCACGCGGTAAAATACGTGTGGGCCCTTGCGTCAGCAGGCGCGGGCTACTGGGTACGGGTGCAGTAG
- a CDS encoding P63C domain-containing protein translates to MSDEQNKNPSQNTSGPKRLTAEEIKRLEIEEMLAQTDSQSASKESDESLDKLREKLDLLEYRRHNPHPNKFIGFLKPYKVTFPKEYYRQMHRLLGLPTTDEAMRTHPNVVAQNTNDIIYRRFHRYNGSTLKDLQSQNPRCADGYRLHKHFQFLSDEAETMLDGFLTDAIEAMKLYGDWHTFYAAYCTKYHLPYQLQIPY, encoded by the coding sequence GTGAGCGACGAGCAGAACAAGAACCCCAGCCAGAATACGAGTGGCCCGAAGCGGCTCACCGCCGAGGAAATTAAGCGCCTTGAAATAGAGGAGATGCTTGCTCAAACGGATTCCCAAAGCGCAAGCAAGGAGTCCGATGAGTCTTTGGATAAGCTGCGCGAGAAGCTCGACCTGCTCGAATATCGGCGGCACAATCCGCACCCCAACAAGTTTATTGGCTTCCTGAAGCCGTACAAGGTGACTTTTCCGAAAGAGTACTATCGGCAAATGCACCGGCTGCTCGGGCTGCCGACAACGGACGAAGCCATGCGTACCCACCCAAACGTTGTTGCACAGAACACGAACGACATCATTTACCGTCGTTTCCACCGCTACAACGGTAGTACGTTGAAGGATTTGCAGAGTCAGAACCCCCGTTGTGCGGACGGCTACCGGCTTCATAAGCATTTCCAGTTTCTGAGCGACGAAGCTGAAACGATGCTCGATGGCTTCTTAACTGATGCCATTGAAGCGATGAAGCTGTACGGCGATTGGCATACGTTCTACGCAGCATATTGCACTAAGTACCACCTTCCTTACCAGCTACAAATTCCCTACTAA
- a CDS encoding YhcG family protein, translating to MAGTTLSMLADQIGQIHAQTQRAAAQQINYWLTVRNWLIGWRIAEYEQGGSDRAAYGERLLPELARQLRGVKGLAVQRLYDCRTFYREYPTILQTVSGELQRAGLSDAASLLARPTAAQNDLPGIAPTLLLTRLSFSHFLELLALDRPLQRAFYEVQTVKNNWSVRELKRAINSALYERTGLSTDKAAVLAGHAGAQPLVVVDVVKNPYVLEFLGLEERANYSESDLETAIIAHLQTFLVELGRGFCFEARQKRITFDNEHYFIDLVFYHRILKCHVLVDLKIGAFSHADAGQMNVYLNYYREQEMTEGDNPPVGLILCAQKNDTLVRYATTGMAEQLFVSKYQVNLPSEAELQALVREEQERLSNWA from the coding sequence ATGGCAGGAACTACGCTTTCGATGCTGGCCGACCAGATTGGGCAGATACATGCGCAAACGCAGCGGGCAGCAGCGCAGCAGATAAACTACTGGCTGACAGTGCGCAATTGGCTTATTGGGTGGCGCATTGCCGAGTATGAGCAAGGTGGCAGTGACCGGGCTGCGTATGGAGAGCGGCTGCTACCGGAGCTAGCGCGGCAGCTGCGCGGTGTTAAAGGGCTGGCGGTACAGCGACTGTATGACTGCCGGACGTTTTATCGGGAGTACCCGACAATTCTCCAGACAGTGTCTGGAGAATTACAACGTGCTGGCTTGTCGGATGCTGCTAGTCTCCTAGCGCGGCCGACAGCCGCGCAAAACGACTTGCCGGGCATTGCCCCTACCCTGCTGCTGACGCGGCTTAGTTTCTCACATTTTCTGGAATTGTTGGCCTTAGACCGACCGTTGCAACGCGCTTTTTATGAGGTGCAGACAGTGAAAAACAACTGGTCGGTGCGGGAATTGAAGCGGGCTATTAACTCAGCCCTGTACGAGCGCACAGGGCTTTCGACTGATAAGGCGGCGGTGCTGGCAGGCCACGCCGGGGCACAGCCGCTGGTGGTGGTCGATGTGGTAAAAAATCCCTACGTGCTGGAATTTCTGGGACTAGAGGAGCGGGCCAACTACAGCGAGAGCGACCTGGAGACAGCCATTATTGCGCACTTGCAGACATTTTTGGTGGAGCTGGGTCGGGGCTTCTGCTTTGAAGCGCGACAGAAGCGCATCACCTTCGATAACGAGCATTACTTCATTGACCTGGTATTTTACCACCGCATTCTGAAGTGCCACGTGCTGGTGGATTTAAAGATTGGGGCGTTCAGCCACGCTGACGCGGGGCAGATGAACGTGTATCTGAACTACTACCGGGAGCAAGAGATGACGGAGGGCGACAATCCGCCGGTGGGGCTGATTCTGTGCGCGCAGAAGAACGATACGCTAGTGCGCTACGCCACCACAGGCATGGCCGAGCAACTATTTGTGAGCAAATACCAGGTGAATTTACCTTCGGAGGCGGAGTTACAGGCCTTGGTGCGGGAAGAGCAAGAGCGGCTAAGCAATTGGGCATAG
- a CDS encoding ATP-binding protein has protein sequence MAFLRLSWYALLLALLLISGSLRAQQSTYWDAPPDSLRQVLAQQRTDTARLRTLRHLADLTEDEQDLAQVVVLAARLHRPEYRPYRLWLEGQRRHLPGARLDSVVNATILDSLQTAVELFDRLGQPRAPLLNYLRLFFIDLQRPEARRAYYAHKLVYYQQHQDLANMAACYHALAGYYGATGDYNRSISYLLQAAELGQRFSRAVYYNELGSVAIQYLEWGNYAQAQHYFQLALQQPGASWRNFLYCHLTTLYLRKRQYGAALAAASRALYVAADPTDPFGPYDRTYALVLKAQVLLAQHQVPAAGRLLPLAQHLADSLHIRLVNTHSNFELAATWARYYTAVGDPARAEAAWQQAYRQACQSRSRPLQLTYLRQLAEFYDQQRRPASAAWAALAATRLADTLAAVQGRLNVAYFEQQQAERRQTRRLHRVQAQVKARAERQRALVGGLLAGVSGLAVLACGQWYRRRRQQQAHTILAHQHQLLIQQKEQIAEQAVQLEELDAIKNQFFANVSHELRTPLTLVLGPLDGLLTAPGPPLPAAVRESVALAHRHARRLQELVNRILDLTKLEAGGLVLRPAPTTLAPLLRQIIAQFDSLAIERRIALVAPTALPETLRLLLDADKVEQVLTNLLINALNHTPAGGAVLVTTALPGLDGLYAVTVRDTGPGIAAAEQARVFERFYQSPQQQAQGGTGLGLALSRELATLLGGSLTLVSETGQGAAFTLRFPALELSTEEVSINQTQTAPTEGAPPPKLTNFKHDARLSASGIRSRVLVAEDQSNLRTYLGTLLAADCDVHLAEDGQAALDLLARAGTVPFDLLVTDAMMPRLSGTELLARLRANPTWADLPVLMLTARADDEHHRAALAVGVDDYLTKPFVPTELRARVRALLTHHRIRRSFAALPAEAPPPAALPEDAAPAKLVLPTSTAAQLAQWQARVTPVLADPTFGPAELASLLCLSERTLYRRLGELVGLTPAAWLRELRLAHARHLLESGNFGSVVAVAEAAGFANAKSFGQRYAERFGRRPGDYRT, from the coding sequence ATGGCTTTTCTGCGCCTTAGCTGGTATGCGCTGCTCCTTGCGTTGCTACTAATCAGCGGTTCCTTACGAGCGCAGCAGTCTACGTACTGGGATGCGCCTCCCGATTCGCTACGGCAGGTATTGGCCCAGCAGCGGACCGATACAGCCCGACTGCGTACGCTCCGGCATCTGGCCGACCTGACCGAAGACGAGCAGGACCTAGCGCAAGTGGTAGTGCTCGCGGCCCGGCTGCACCGGCCCGAGTACCGTCCTTACCGGCTGTGGCTGGAGGGGCAGCGGCGACACCTGCCTGGCGCCCGGCTCGACTCAGTCGTCAACGCTACTATTCTCGATAGCCTTCAAACGGCCGTGGAGCTGTTTGACCGCTTGGGTCAGCCTCGCGCTCCGCTGCTCAACTACCTGCGCCTCTTTTTTATCGACCTACAGCGACCCGAGGCCCGCCGAGCGTACTACGCCCACAAGCTGGTTTACTACCAACAACACCAAGACCTCGCCAATATGGCAGCCTGTTACCACGCGCTGGCGGGCTACTACGGCGCGACCGGCGATTACAACCGCAGCATCAGCTACCTGCTGCAAGCGGCCGAACTGGGTCAGCGCTTCAGCCGGGCTGTTTACTACAACGAGCTGGGAAGCGTAGCTATCCAGTACCTAGAATGGGGCAACTATGCCCAGGCCCAGCACTACTTTCAGCTAGCATTACAGCAGCCGGGTGCTTCCTGGCGTAATTTTCTCTACTGTCACCTCACTACCCTCTATCTACGCAAGCGACAGTACGGGGCTGCGCTCGCCGCTGCCAGCCGGGCTCTATATGTGGCGGCCGATCCCACCGACCCCTTTGGCCCCTACGACCGTACCTACGCACTGGTGCTTAAGGCGCAGGTGTTATTGGCTCAGCACCAAGTGCCGGCCGCTGGCCGCCTGCTGCCCCTAGCCCAGCACCTGGCCGACTCGCTGCATATTCGCCTCGTAAACACCCATAGCAACTTCGAGCTCGCTGCCACTTGGGCCCGGTATTACACCGCCGTGGGCGACCCGGCCCGCGCTGAAGCAGCCTGGCAGCAAGCCTATAGGCAAGCGTGTCAAAGCCGCTCGCGGCCGCTGCAGCTCACCTACCTGCGACAGCTGGCCGAGTTCTACGACCAACAGCGCCGCCCGGCCAGCGCTGCCTGGGCGGCGCTGGCTGCCACACGGTTGGCCGACACGCTAGCTGCTGTGCAGGGCCGTCTCAATGTGGCCTACTTCGAGCAGCAACAGGCCGAGCGGCGCCAAACCCGGCGCCTACACCGGGTGCAGGCCCAGGTTAAGGCCCGCGCCGAACGTCAGCGCGCCTTAGTAGGCGGGTTGCTAGCTGGCGTGAGCGGCTTAGCAGTTCTGGCGTGCGGGCAGTGGTACCGGCGGCGGCGCCAGCAACAAGCCCACACTATACTAGCTCACCAACATCAGTTGCTGATCCAACAGAAAGAGCAAATTGCCGAGCAAGCTGTCCAGCTAGAGGAACTGGACGCAATTAAAAATCAGTTCTTTGCCAACGTGAGCCACGAGTTGCGCACGCCCCTAACTTTGGTACTGGGCCCGCTCGACGGGCTGCTGACCGCGCCGGGCCCGCCACTACCTGCCGCCGTGCGCGAATCCGTAGCCCTTGCCCACCGCCACGCCCGCCGCCTCCAGGAACTGGTGAACCGCATCCTCGACCTGACCAAACTAGAGGCGGGCGGACTCGTGCTACGGCCAGCGCCCACCACCCTAGCGCCGCTGCTACGGCAGATAATAGCGCAGTTCGACTCGCTAGCCATCGAGCGGCGCATCGCGCTGGTAGCTCCGACCGCGCTGCCCGAAACCTTACGCCTGCTGCTCGACGCCGATAAAGTTGAGCAGGTGCTCACTAACCTGCTCATCAACGCACTCAATCACACCCCCGCCGGCGGCGCCGTGCTAGTGACCACCGCCTTGCCCGGTTTAGACGGACTTTACGCCGTAACCGTGCGCGATACTGGTCCCGGCATTGCCGCTGCCGAGCAAGCCCGGGTATTCGAACGCTTTTACCAAAGTCCGCAGCAGCAAGCGCAGGGCGGCACTGGCCTGGGTCTGGCCCTGAGTCGCGAACTAGCCACGCTGCTGGGCGGCTCGCTTACACTGGTGAGCGAGACCGGGCAGGGAGCAGCTTTCACGCTACGCTTTCCGGCCCTAGAGCTATCCACCGAAGAAGTCAGCATTAATCAGACGCAAACGGCTCCCACAGAAGGAGCGCCACCCCCAAAACTGACAAATTTTAAGCACGATGCGCGCTTGTCGGCGTCGGGCATCCGTTCGCGAGTACTGGTGGCGGAAGACCAGTCCAACTTGCGAACGTACCTAGGTACGCTGCTGGCCGCCGATTGCGATGTGCACCTAGCTGAGGACGGCCAAGCCGCGCTAGACCTGCTGGCGCGCGCGGGTACGGTCCCATTCGACTTGCTCGTGACCGATGCTATGATGCCTCGGTTGAGCGGCACCGAGCTGCTGGCCCGGCTCCGGGCAAACCCCACGTGGGCGGACCTGCCGGTGCTCATGCTTACGGCTCGCGCCGACGACGAGCACCACCGGGCCGCCCTGGCCGTGGGCGTCGACGACTACTTAACCAAGCCCTTTGTACCTACCGAGCTGCGGGCGCGGGTACGCGCCTTACTGACCCACCACCGGATTCGCCGCTCCTTCGCGGCCCTCCCAGCCGAGGCACCGCCCCCCGCTGCCCTACCTGAAGACGCGGCGCCAGCCAAGCTAGTCCTGCCCACATCAACCGCCGCGCAACTGGCGCAGTGGCAGGCACGGGTGACGCCCGTCCTCGCCGATCCTACCTTCGGCCCGGCCGAACTGGCTAGCCTGCTCTGCCTAAGCGAGCGCACTCTTTACCGCCGCCTAGGCGAATTGGTTGGCCTTACGCCCGCTGCCTGGCTACGCGAACTGCGCCTAGCTCACGCCCGCCACCTGCTCGAATCCGGAAATTTTGGCTCGGTGGTTGCCGTGGCCGAGGCCGCCGGCTTTGCTAATGCCAAGTCGTTTGGGCAACGCTACGCCGAGCGATTTGGGCGGCGGCCGGGTGACTACCGTACTTGA
- a CDS encoding ImmA/IrrE family metallo-endopeptidase — protein MEDASNSHLEVDKLLANLFGDELPVSGALPASGLSELFKGRLKELGISERTALEILNIQSRTFKGLMHGTLQKVDFSVVALLASFLQLDRSAVFRALMEQAEKADPKQAEADAKRGFIVQNFDLVSLLKIGFIDSISDLDHIEARVKDYFGLASIFDYNKEEVKPAYSSGSRKPKNQLNRTFLIESAVKRIKRINNYYDFDREELKAFIPSIRKYTQDVEKGLYNVSRALFKLGITVHYHERLDSLNARGATFAVNDKPCIILVEHTQFYPSLWFALMHELYHVLYDWDTIRVNKYHVTTDSEESDLFRLNEQAANDFAGRYLLANDKLDRIKPFINDSQMVKDYARSLDIHPGIVYLFYCYQTTGSAYGKYSDFIPKSAEAIKALGSNPWQKRKPVREIAQYLKQQLYSNL, from the coding sequence ATGGAAGATGCTTCAAATTCGCACCTAGAAGTAGATAAACTGCTTGCTAATTTATTTGGCGACGAACTACCCGTGTCCGGCGCGCTGCCAGCATCCGGCTTGTCAGAACTGTTCAAGGGTCGCTTGAAGGAATTAGGTATCTCGGAGCGGACTGCACTGGAGATACTCAACATCCAATCGCGGACCTTTAAGGGCCTGATGCACGGCACGCTGCAAAAGGTGGATTTTTCGGTCGTCGCCTTGCTAGCCAGTTTCCTTCAACTCGACCGTAGCGCCGTATTCCGGGCGCTGATGGAACAAGCCGAGAAGGCCGACCCAAAGCAGGCCGAAGCCGATGCCAAACGCGGGTTCATCGTTCAGAACTTCGACCTGGTGAGTCTGCTGAAAATAGGCTTTATTGATTCAATAAGCGACCTCGACCACATAGAGGCCAGGGTGAAAGACTACTTCGGATTAGCCTCTATTTTTGATTACAACAAGGAGGAGGTTAAACCGGCCTACAGTAGCGGTAGCCGCAAGCCGAAGAACCAACTCAATCGGACGTTCCTCATCGAGTCAGCTGTGAAGCGCATCAAGCGCATCAACAACTACTATGACTTCGACCGCGAAGAGCTGAAAGCGTTCATTCCTAGCATTCGCAAGTACACGCAGGATGTCGAGAAAGGCCTTTACAACGTCTCGCGCGCGTTGTTTAAGCTTGGTATTACGGTTCATTATCATGAGCGTTTGGATTCGCTGAACGCGCGAGGCGCAACCTTCGCTGTAAATGACAAGCCGTGCATCATACTAGTGGAGCACACTCAATTCTACCCCTCGCTCTGGTTCGCCCTGATGCACGAGCTGTATCATGTGCTGTACGATTGGGATACTATTCGTGTCAATAAGTACCACGTCACGACTGATTCTGAGGAGAGTGACTTATTTCGGCTGAACGAGCAGGCCGCCAACGACTTCGCTGGACGCTACTTATTGGCCAACGATAAACTGGATAGAATCAAGCCGTTCATCAACGACTCCCAGATGGTTAAAGACTACGCCCGCAGTCTGGACATCCATCCAGGCATCGTGTACCTCTTTTACTGCTACCAGACTACCGGTTCGGCCTACGGCAAGTATTCGGATTTTATTCCTAAATCAGCGGAGGCCATTAAGGCTTTGGGCAGCAACCCTTGGCAGAAGCGAAAGCCCGTCCGTGAGATAGCCCAGTACCTCAAACAACAACTTTACAGCAACCTGTAG
- a CDS encoding IS630 family transposase: MTYTRRYGRAPGGQRVDAAVPLRNGPNVTVVAALSAQGVEAVRELEGAVNTASFAVYLEQVLGPGLQPGDVVVLDNLPVHKAAGLAELVEARGARLLYLPPYSPDFTPIELAFGKLKTHLCTAAARTREALTSALQPALAWITAQDAQNWFDHCGYHVH; the protein is encoded by the coding sequence CTGACGTATACCCGCCGCTACGGCCGCGCGCCGGGCGGGCAGCGGGTGGATGCCGCCGTGCCCTTGCGCAATGGACCTAATGTGACGGTCGTGGCGGCCCTCTCGGCCCAGGGCGTGGAGGCCGTTAGGGAACTGGAGGGGGCAGTGAACACGGCCAGCTTTGCCGTGTACCTGGAGCAGGTGCTCGGCCCGGGCTTGCAGCCGGGCGACGTGGTCGTGCTGGATAACTTGCCCGTGCACAAGGCGGCCGGCCTGGCCGAGTTGGTGGAAGCACGCGGCGCCAGGCTGCTGTACCTGCCCCCGTACTCGCCCGATTTTACGCCCATCGAGCTGGCCTTTGGCAAGCTCAAGACACACTTGTGCACGGCCGCCGCCCGCACCCGCGAGGCCCTGACGAGCGCTTTGCAACCGGCATTGGCCTGGATTACCGCCCAGGATGCGCAAAACTGGTTTGACCATTGCGGCTATCATGTACACTGA
- a CDS encoding T9SS type A sorting domain-containing protein, giving the protein MLSTTSGIGITIQGGAMLYVAGGLQNSTGSTLTNGGTVQLTGDLTNAGTLTSPGMLLFSGTTDQAFSPGAATVGSLTLRNTGAVTANRLLLLQDLMVSGTLTLVQGLVRTQGLAPGSPLVTLSLPDGGRVVGEAAGQYVQGRLAVMRIALNASTGSVDFTNGMVINPNGQDIGPVTVTRTAGLQTGGVSYGQNVGGTAKGIDRTWQVVAAQQPSAVAPISLTVSWVSDDDNGFDPTQPTQLWRADQANGPWASQGAPASASARSFTANAAQLGVLTVSNTSQPLPVTLVTFMAQRQGNDGLLQWITASELRNAYFEVESAPDGIAFRPVGRLAGQGRSSQAHAYQFVDANLTRYAVAQVYYRLRQVDVDGTSTYSPIRTVQVPRAANLLVQAYPNPSALRQDVALALCTDQVGPATLSLLDVLGHQLSQYKVTLSTGTTTWSLPESSQLATGVYILRIQQGVHQQSVKIVRH; this is encoded by the coding sequence GTGCTTAGCACTACCTCCGGCATCGGTATCACAATCCAAGGCGGTGCGATGCTATATGTGGCGGGCGGGCTGCAAAACAGCACTGGTAGTACGCTCACAAACGGTGGTACCGTGCAGCTGACCGGCGACTTAACCAACGCCGGCACCCTTACTTCGCCTGGGATGCTGCTGTTCAGTGGCACTACTGACCAAGCTTTTTCGCCGGGCGCAGCTACTGTAGGCAGCCTGACGCTCCGTAACACCGGGGCCGTGACAGCCAACCGCCTCCTGCTCTTACAAGACCTAATGGTGAGCGGTACCCTCACGCTAGTCCAAGGCTTAGTGCGCACCCAGGGCCTGGCTCCCGGCAGTCCCCTGGTCACACTGAGCCTCCCCGATGGGGGGCGAGTGGTAGGCGAGGCCGCGGGCCAGTACGTGCAGGGCCGCCTGGCAGTGATGCGTATTGCGCTAAATGCCAGCACTGGTTCGGTGGACTTTACCAACGGCATGGTAATCAATCCTAATGGCCAAGATATAGGACCCGTCACTGTCACACGCACGGCAGGCCTGCAAACGGGTGGGGTGAGCTACGGCCAAAACGTGGGTGGTACTGCCAAAGGTATTGACCGGACATGGCAGGTAGTTGCTGCCCAGCAGCCTAGCGCCGTCGCCCCCATCTCGCTCACCGTAAGCTGGGTCAGCGACGACGATAATGGTTTTGATCCCACCCAGCCCACGCAGCTTTGGCGCGCTGACCAAGCTAATGGTCCATGGGCGTCGCAGGGTGCTCCGGCCAGCGCTAGCGCCCGCTCCTTCACGGCTAACGCCGCGCAATTAGGTGTGCTCACCGTGAGCAACACCAGCCAGCCGCTGCCCGTGACGCTGGTTACTTTTATGGCTCAACGTCAGGGAAACGATGGGCTGCTACAATGGATAACGGCTTCGGAGCTGCGCAATGCGTATTTCGAGGTGGAAAGCGCCCCAGATGGTATTGCCTTCCGCCCCGTGGGCCGCTTGGCTGGCCAGGGTAGAAGCAGTCAGGCGCACGCCTATCAGTTTGTGGATGCCAACCTGACACGCTATGCTGTGGCCCAGGTCTATTACCGCCTGCGCCAGGTCGATGTAGATGGAACTAGCACTTACTCGCCTATACGTACGGTGCAGGTGCCGCGCGCCGCGAACTTGCTGGTGCAGGCATATCCCAATCCGTCGGCCCTAAGACAGGATGTGGCGCTGGCTCTATGTACCGATCAGGTCGGGCCGGCTACACTTAGTCTCCTTGATGTACTGGGTCACCAATTAAGCCAGTATAAGGTAACACTATCCACTGGTACCACTACTTGGTCCTTACCTGAAAGTAGCCAGTTAGCAACGGGGGTGTATATACTGCGCATACAGCAAGGTGTTCATCAGCAAAGTGTTAAGATAGTTCGCCATTAA
- a CDS encoding transposase has translation MQDHIQDLLQRFQYSEQLRETAVFRILFGGEEPSQVMADLDIHNSYTLRNWVSLYQRKIQTGLLTLPAMTTTQK, from the coding sequence ATGCAAGACCACATTCAAGATCTGCTGCAACGCTTTCAGTACAGCGAGCAACTGCGAGAAACGGCCGTGTTCCGGATTCTCTTCGGCGGCGAAGAACCAAGCCAGGTCATGGCTGATTTGGATATCCATAACAGCTACACGCTGCGAAATTGGGTAAGCTTGTACCAGCGCAAGATCCAAACGGGTCTGCTTACTTTACCTGCCATGACGACTACACAAAAGTAG